The proteins below are encoded in one region of Corvus hawaiiensis isolate bCorHaw1 chromosome 3, bCorHaw1.pri.cur, whole genome shotgun sequence:
- the LOC125323450 gene encoding TOG array regulator of axonemal microtubules protein 2-like isoform X2, whose amino-acid sequence MKKKGMETQKDEHPSVEKPVKKRSDGSKKPQATLPSSKRVKSTSDGRLLRRPKAQVTLPPAVEETESLQKLYNLLEAKEFKTRMEGVALLLDLCKSSPQLVSTNTVQIFDYFVPRLGDTHKKVKQKALDVLAEIVGILKDGLNPVIICLVEGITNNLNSKDPGVYAAAVKALEESMAHLALVAWVYPRSPEVVQRYALPVLWSFLGNKALPVRSANVRTVVTKLACALYKVMGAKLRKHAASQPPHVRENLSDILGW is encoded by the exons atgaagaagaaa GGGATGGAAACGCAGAAGGATGAACACCCATCTGTCgagaagcctgtgaagaagaggagcgatggctcgaagaagccccaggccacattgccttctagtaaacg ggtGAAGTCTACCTCTGATGGACGCCTCCTACGCCGCCCAAAAGCCCAGGTCACGTTACCTCCGGCTGTGGAAGAAACGGAGTCGCTCCAGAAGCTGTACaatctcctggaagccaaggagtttaagacacggatggaaggagtggcactcctcctagacctgtgcaaaagcagcccccagctcgtcTCCACTAACACTGTCCAA atttttgattattttgtcccGAGACTTGGTGATACgcacaagaaagtgaagcagaaggcgCTGGACGTGCTGGCTGAAATCGTAGGCATCCTGAAAGATGGCTTAAACCCGGTGATCATCTGTCTGGttgaaggaataacaaacaaCCTAAACTCAAAGGACCCCGGGGTTTATGCCGCAGCTGTGAAAGCGCTGGAAGAATCCATGGCTCACTTAG CGCTTGTGGCATGGGTTTATCCCAGGAGCCCCGAAGTCGTCCAGCGCTacgccctgcccgtgctctggTCCTTCCTGGGGAACAAGGCGCTGCCTGTCCGAAGCGCCAATGTCCGCACTGTGGTCACCAAGCTTGCCTGCGCCCTCTACAAGGTGATGGGCGCCAAGCTGAGGAagcatgctgccagccagcctccgCATGTGCGGGAAAACCTCTCCGACATTTTGGGCTGGTGA
- the LOC125323450 gene encoding uncharacterized protein LOC125323450 isoform X1, which yields MKKKGMETQKDEHPSVEKPVKKRSDGSKKPQATLPSSKRVKSTSDGRLLRRPKAQVTLPPAVEETESLQKLYNLLEAKEFKTRMEGVALLLDLCKSSPQLVSTNTVQIFDYFVPRLGDTHKKVKQKALDVLAEIVGILKDGLNPVIICLVEGITNNLNSKDPGVYAAAVKALEESMAHLGKAEPWHGLSSSVSLPLRVKRTLSALTAVVVCGNLQLTSTRSCAGAVLTHQSPTRLECASAFPKSPRSPWLCAACLKRKCWTTALLEFRAKGIFGVCLGPS from the exons atgaagaagaaa GGGATGGAAACGCAGAAGGATGAACACCCATCTGTCgagaagcctgtgaagaagaggagcgatggctcgaagaagccccaggccacattgccttctagtaaacg ggtGAAGTCTACCTCTGATGGACGCCTCCTACGCCGCCCAAAAGCCCAGGTCACGTTACCTCCGGCTGTGGAAGAAACGGAGTCGCTCCAGAAGCTGTACaatctcctggaagccaaggagtttaagacacggatggaaggagtggcactcctcctagacctgtgcaaaagcagcccccagctcgtcTCCACTAACACTGTCCAA atttttgattattttgtcccGAGACTTGGTGATACgcacaagaaagtgaagcagaaggcgCTGGACGTGCTGGCTGAAATCGTAGGCATCCTGAAAGATGGCTTAAACCCGGTGATCATCTGTCTGGttgaaggaataacaaacaaCCTAAACTCAAAGGACCCCGGGGTTTATGCCGCAGCTGTGAAAGCGCTGGAAGAATCCATGGCTCACTTAGgtaaggctgagccctggcatggactctcctcaagtgtgtctctgcctctgcgagtcaagagaacgctgagtgccttgacagctgttgttgtctgtggaaacctccagctgacatccaccagaagctgtgcaggtgcagtccTTACGCACCAGTCCCCCACCAGGCTTGAATGTGCatcagcatttcccaaaagtcccaggagcccttggctctgtgctgcttgtctgaagaggaagtgctggactacagctttgctggaattcagggccaaagggatttttggagtttgCCTGGGCCCCAGTTGA